A window of Streptomyces sp. SAI-127 contains these coding sequences:
- a CDS encoding GNAT family N-acetyltransferase has protein sequence MSETPTREAVHTQPVDGFGTVRVLRLDPHADAATVHAWVREERAAFWGMNGLTEEQVAEIYAHLDTLDTHHAYLLEKDGEPVGLLQTYEPEADRVSECYPVEPGDIGVHLLLPPPGPHGTRSGWSSALLSAVASYVLLGLDKRRVVVDPDVRNEKAVARFLKQGFVAGPAVVLPEIDLPDVYLPEKHAQLAFLAREVAFPGDA, from the coding sequence ATGTCCGAGACCCCCACCCGTGAGGCGGTCCACACCCAGCCAGTGGACGGCTTCGGCACCGTCCGCGTCCTGCGCCTCGACCCGCACGCCGACGCCGCGACGGTCCACGCCTGGGTGCGCGAGGAACGGGCCGCGTTCTGGGGCATGAACGGCCTCACCGAGGAGCAGGTGGCCGAGATCTACGCCCACTTGGACACTCTCGACACCCACCACGCCTATCTGCTGGAGAAGGACGGCGAACCGGTCGGACTCCTGCAGACCTACGAGCCGGAGGCGGACCGGGTCAGCGAGTGCTACCCCGTGGAACCCGGTGACATCGGCGTCCACCTGCTGCTTCCGCCCCCCGGCCCGCACGGCACGCGCTCCGGCTGGTCGTCGGCGCTGCTGTCGGCCGTGGCCTCGTACGTGCTGCTGGGCCTGGACAAACGGCGGGTCGTGGTCGACCCCGACGTGCGCAACGAGAAGGCCGTCGCCCGTTTCCTGAAGCAGGGTTTCGTGGCCGGACCCGCGGTCGTGCTGCCGGAGATCGACCTCCCGGACGTGTACCTGCCCGAGAAGCACGCCCAACTGGCGTTCCTGGCAAGGGAGGTAGCCTTTCCGGGTGACGCCTGA
- a CDS encoding cupin domain-containing protein, with the protein MTPDDLVAHYGMEPIPREGGLFRQTWAGEERADGRPHGTAIVALLTADDYSALHRLPSDEIWHHYLGDPLDLLLLAPDGTATTAVVGPDIRGGQHPQLTVPAGTWMGARTRGAWTFFGCTMAPGFTYEDYEHGNAAELTARYPSEAARIAGLCRP; encoded by the coding sequence GTGACGCCTGACGACCTCGTCGCCCACTACGGCATGGAACCGATCCCCCGCGAGGGCGGGCTGTTCCGGCAGACCTGGGCGGGCGAGGAGCGGGCCGACGGCAGGCCGCACGGCACGGCGATCGTCGCCCTCCTCACCGCCGACGACTACTCCGCCCTGCACCGCCTGCCCAGCGACGAGATCTGGCACCACTACCTCGGCGACCCGCTGGACCTCCTGCTCCTCGCCCCGGACGGCACGGCGACGACCGCCGTCGTGGGCCCGGACATACGCGGCGGCCAGCACCCCCAGCTGACCGTGCCCGCGGGCACCTGGATGGGGGCAAGGACCCGCGGCGCGTGGACCTTCTTCGGCTGCACCATGGCGCCCGGCTTCACCTACGAGGACTACGAGCACGGGAACGCGGCCGAACTGACGGCGCGTTATCCGTCCGAGGCCGCGCGCATCGCGGGACTGTGCCGCCCATGA
- a CDS encoding glucose 1-dehydrogenase has protein sequence MRLLEGQVALVTGASGGIGRGIALRFAEEGAAVAVHCRTAVAAAREVASRIEDSGARAVVLEADLRDEDECHRLVREAAAWGGRLTALVNNAGVQPTQPLPGMTAADWRAVVETNLTGVFACTQAAAEVMGPGGCVTHIASIEARHPAPEHAHYSASKAAIVTHARSAALEYGPRGIRVNTVSPGLIDRAGLAEAWPEGVQRWGRKAPLGRLGRPEDVADACVFLASALASWVTGHDLVVDGGVSARPTW, from the coding sequence ATGAGACTCCTGGAAGGTCAGGTCGCCCTGGTCACGGGCGCGAGCGGCGGCATCGGGCGGGGGATCGCGCTGCGGTTCGCCGAGGAGGGCGCGGCGGTCGCGGTCCATTGCCGTACGGCGGTGGCGGCGGCCCGTGAAGTGGCGTCCCGGATCGAGGACTCGGGCGCCCGGGCCGTCGTACTGGAAGCGGATCTGCGGGACGAGGACGAGTGCCACCGGCTGGTCCGGGAGGCCGCAGCGTGGGGCGGCCGGCTGACCGCCCTGGTCAACAACGCGGGCGTGCAGCCCACTCAGCCCCTGCCCGGGATGACGGCGGCGGACTGGCGCGCGGTCGTGGAGACCAACCTGACCGGTGTCTTCGCGTGCACCCAGGCGGCGGCCGAGGTCATGGGGCCGGGCGGCTGCGTGACCCACATCGCGTCCATCGAGGCGCGTCACCCCGCGCCCGAGCACGCCCACTACTCCGCCTCCAAGGCCGCGATCGTGACGCACGCGCGGTCGGCGGCCCTGGAGTACGGGCCGCGGGGCATCCGCGTGAACACGGTCTCGCCCGGGCTGATCGACCGGGCGGGGCTGGCGGAGGCCTGGCCGGAGGGGGTGCAGCGGTGGGGGCGGAAAGCGCCTCTGGGGCGGCTCGGGCGGCCCGAGGACGTGGCCGACGCGTGCGTGTTCCTGGCCTCAGCGCTCGCGTCCTGGGTCACCGGGCACGACCTGGTGGTGGACGGCGGGGTGTCCGCCCGGCCCACGTGGTGA
- a CDS encoding copper resistance protein CopC gives MLLGTVLVLLLFGGAGAASAHAALRTTDPEDGSVLKSAPRDITLTFTESVGLLDDSFRVLDPDGKRLKVTDAGHGAGGSDTASVSLPAKLAQGTYTVAWRVVSADSHPVSGAFTFSVGKPSPATVVMDTGPTEDPATESLFNMGRYLAYLAAALLIGTAVFLLACRPPEPSRLRRLLWAGWGTLLGSTVFLLVLRAPYESGAGPASAFSLKAFERTLTTRPGEALLVRLALLLVGYFFVVRLLRLGESRLPRAWQAAGGALAVGLALTWAAAEHASAGIQVPVAMTSAVLHVLAMAVWLGGLAALLTTLYRASSQIPAAVVARFSRLAFASVTVLVATGVYQSWRGLGSWEAVTGTTYGHLLVFKLLAVALLLGAARLSRQWTGRLVTAGAQVESESVVRERVPEPVGGPPAAADAEREPAAPGGDSPAYRRGLRRSVLAEVAVGVVVLVLSTVLSGTLPGRAEAEAAEAGPATGGLPAASLTDVPFSVGGATGRVQITLDPGRTGDNSVQAIVYAADGGLATVPELRLSFTLPAQEIGPIDAELKDKGGYWGTNDLTLPLAGDWQMKTTIRVSDVDQVSVTKTVRIVG, from the coding sequence GTGCTGCTGGGCACCGTGCTGGTCCTGCTCCTCTTCGGCGGTGCGGGAGCGGCGTCGGCCCACGCGGCCCTCCGGACCACCGATCCCGAGGACGGAAGCGTCCTCAAGTCCGCCCCCCGGGACATCACCCTGACCTTCACCGAGTCCGTCGGCCTCCTCGACGACTCCTTCCGGGTGCTCGACCCCGACGGCAAGCGCCTGAAGGTCACGGACGCCGGACACGGGGCGGGCGGCTCGGACACGGCCAGTGTCTCGCTGCCCGCAAAGCTCGCCCAGGGCACCTACACGGTGGCCTGGCGGGTGGTCTCGGCCGACAGCCACCCGGTCTCCGGCGCCTTCACCTTCTCGGTCGGCAAACCCTCCCCCGCCACCGTGGTCATGGACACCGGCCCGACCGAGGACCCGGCCACGGAGAGCCTCTTCAACATGGGCCGCTACCTGGCCTACCTCGCCGCCGCCCTGCTCATCGGCACGGCCGTCTTCCTCCTCGCCTGCCGCCCGCCGGAGCCGTCCCGGCTGCGCCGGCTCCTGTGGGCGGGCTGGGGCACCCTGCTCGGATCGACCGTGTTCCTGCTGGTGCTCCGGGCGCCGTACGAGTCGGGGGCGGGCCCGGCCTCCGCCTTCTCGCTGAAGGCCTTCGAGCGCACCCTGACCACCCGCCCGGGCGAGGCGCTCCTGGTCCGGCTGGCGCTGCTGCTCGTCGGGTACTTCTTCGTCGTACGACTGCTGCGGCTCGGGGAGTCGAGGCTGCCCCGCGCCTGGCAGGCGGCGGGCGGCGCGCTCGCCGTGGGTCTCGCGCTGACCTGGGCCGCCGCCGAGCACGCGTCCGCCGGGATCCAGGTGCCGGTGGCGATGACGTCCGCGGTGCTGCACGTCCTCGCGATGGCGGTCTGGCTGGGCGGCCTCGCGGCCCTGCTCACCACGCTGTACCGGGCGTCGTCGCAGATCCCGGCCGCCGTGGTCGCCCGTTTCTCCCGGCTGGCCTTCGCCTCCGTGACCGTCCTCGTCGCCACCGGCGTCTACCAGTCCTGGCGCGGCCTCGGCTCCTGGGAAGCGGTCACCGGCACGACGTACGGTCATCTGCTCGTCTTCAAGCTGCTCGCCGTGGCGCTGCTGCTGGGGGCGGCGAGGCTGTCGCGGCAGTGGACGGGACGGCTCGTGACGGCCGGGGCGCAGGTCGAGTCGGAGTCCGTCGTACGGGAGCGGGTGCCGGAGCCGGTGGGGGGACCGCCGGCCGCCGCCGACGCGGAGCGGGAGCCCGCCGCCCCCGGGGGAGACTCCCCGGCGTACCGGCGCGGCCTGCGCCGTTCCGTCCTCGCCGAAGTGGCCGTCGGTGTCGTGGTTTTGGTGCTCAGCACCGTGCTGAGCGGCACGCTGCCCGGCCGGGCGGAGGCCGAGGCGGCCGAGGCGGGCCCGGCCACGGGAGGACTGCCCGCCGCGTCCCTGACCGACGTCCCCTTCTCCGTGGGGGGTGCCACGGGCAGGGTGCAGATCACCCTCGACCCGGGCCGCACCGGCGACAACTCCGTCCAGGCCATCGTCTACGCGGCCGACGGAGGCCTCGCCACGGTCCCCGAACTCCGGCTGTCCTTCACCCTCCCGGCCCAGGAGATCGGCCCGATCGACGCCGAACTCAAGGACAAGGGCGGCTACTGGGGCACGAACGACCTCACCCTGCCCCTCGCGGGCGACTGGCAGATGAAGACGACGATCAGGGTCTCCGACGTCGACCAGGTCAGCGTGACGAAGACGGTGAGGATCGTGGGCTGA
- a CDS encoding DUF72 domain-containing protein yields the protein MTSILVGTCSWTDPALVRSGWYPPGRRDAEGRLRYYTERFPVVEVDGTFYALPSERNSRLWVERTPAGFVFDVKAYAPLTGHPVKQAALADVAPDEVWARFAAGIEPLREAGRLGSVLFQFPPWFRPGGRAERFLEETAARTAGWPVHVEFRHPSWWGERQRDLTCALLSTYGFAAVAVDMSQRLPTSLPPVTPVTASRLSVVRFHGRSASWGRGSKEERFRYDYERAELTEWLPRLHALAEQVDELHVLFNNCCGAAAVQAAETMTGLLSPRSSPSSSR from the coding sequence ATGACCAGCATCCTCGTCGGCACCTGCTCCTGGACCGATCCCGCGCTCGTCCGCAGCGGTTGGTACCCGCCCGGCCGGCGCGACGCCGAGGGGCGGTTGCGGTACTACACCGAGCGATTCCCGGTGGTGGAGGTGGACGGCACGTTCTACGCCCTGCCCAGCGAGCGCAACAGCCGTCTGTGGGTGGAGCGCACGCCTGCGGGGTTCGTGTTCGACGTGAAGGCGTACGCACCGCTCACGGGGCATCCGGTGAAGCAGGCCGCCCTCGCGGACGTGGCTCCTGACGAGGTGTGGGCGCGGTTCGCCGCCGGGATCGAGCCGTTGCGGGAGGCCGGGCGGCTCGGTTCGGTGCTGTTCCAGTTCCCGCCGTGGTTTCGGCCCGGAGGGCGGGCCGAGCGGTTCCTGGAGGAGACCGCCGCGCGGACCGCCGGATGGCCCGTGCATGTGGAGTTCCGGCATCCGTCCTGGTGGGGGGAGCGGCAGCGGGACCTCACCTGTGCGCTGCTGAGCACGTACGGCTTCGCCGCCGTGGCCGTGGACATGAGCCAGCGGCTGCCCACCTCCCTGCCGCCGGTCACCCCCGTCACCGCGTCCCGGCTGTCCGTCGTGCGCTTCCACGGACGCAGTGCCTCCTGGGGGCGCGGCAGCAAGGAGGAGCGTTTCCGGTACGACTACGAGCGCGCCGAACTCACCGAGTGGTTACCGCGGTTGCACGCCCTGGCGGAGCAGGTGGACGAGCTCCACGTCCTGTTCAACAACTGCTGCGGAGCAGCCGCCGTACAGGCCGCCGAGACCATGACCGGCCTGCTCAGCCCACGATCCTCACCGTCTTCGTCACGCTGA
- a CDS encoding SDR family oxidoreductase, producing the protein MTSQAYLSELFSLDGRVALVTGGSSGIGRAIAGALARAGASVVIVARRELELTAAVEELTADGCRAAWVSGDLSTREGVRTAAEAAAGVFGEPDILVNSAGINLRPPMAELTDDVWDTTLAVNLEAPYLLGQRFGPGMAERGFGRIIHITSQQAHRAFVQSGAYGVSKGGLESLARSQAEAWSPHGVTCNTLVPGFVLTPLNARLATDPDKVTSLAARTMTGRNGLPEDFAGAAVFLASGASGYVTGQSIFVDGGLSVH; encoded by the coding sequence ATGACTTCCCAGGCGTATCTCTCCGAACTGTTCTCGCTGGACGGCCGTGTGGCGCTGGTGACGGGCGGGAGTTCGGGCATCGGCAGGGCGATCGCGGGGGCGTTGGCGCGGGCGGGCGCGAGCGTGGTGATCGTGGCCCGCAGGGAGCTGGAACTGACCGCGGCGGTCGAGGAGTTGACGGCCGACGGCTGCCGAGCCGCCTGGGTGAGCGGCGACTTGAGTACGAGGGAGGGCGTGCGTACGGCGGCGGAGGCGGCCGCCGGTGTGTTCGGTGAGCCGGACATCCTGGTCAACTCCGCGGGGATCAACCTGCGTCCACCGATGGCCGAGCTCACCGACGACGTGTGGGACACCACCCTGGCGGTCAACCTGGAGGCCCCCTATCTCCTGGGCCAGCGCTTCGGCCCCGGCATGGCCGAGCGCGGCTTCGGCCGGATCATCCACATCACCTCCCAGCAGGCCCACCGCGCTTTCGTCCAGAGCGGCGCCTACGGCGTCTCCAAGGGCGGCCTGGAGTCCCTGGCCCGCTCCCAGGCCGAGGCCTGGTCCCCGCACGGCGTCACCTGCAACACCCTCGTCCCCGGCTTCGTACTGACCCCCCTCAACGCCCGCCTCGCCACCGACCCGGACAAGGTCACGTCCCTGGCCGCCCGCACCATGACCGGCCGCAACGGCCTCCCCGAGGACTTCGCGGGCGCGGCGGTCTTCCTGGCGAGCGGGGCCTCGGGCTATGTCACGGGGCAGTCGATCTTTGTGGACGGAGGGTTGTCGGTGCACTGA
- a CDS encoding nitrate- and nitrite sensing domain-containing protein has product MRVRMPVRPLRGRLAAIGKGGFGKGGSVGRHGGRTTPGRRPMPGWRSIRGRVAVVITVPICLLLAVAGLAVQGRAEALGDARTTRAEVGLSLRIQALVHQLQRERGLTNGLLGGEKEFRPSLSVTRKRVDTALSGMRGEGAVEDVVQRHLRRLADVRAAADRGTAGQAATLTFYTSAVNALNAVDPVAETATGADRQLRDGLAALRELAAAKESVALERGLLNGVFAQDAFHGRAYIDFTEVRATRVAALTRFRQVATAPQRAALEKAFATEDAERATAYEEQAEGGADGSPLRADARTWWDAMTVLVDDLYAVQQSVGDDVRDRADRLSHDAELALAAYLVTGTLIAALVAGLAAVASRSLTRPLRGLAETAHDVARRRLPAAVARIQQSPQDSAQLLTPEDAQDTPDARLLGGAAEIAEVAASLQQVEHTALQLAAQQAGLRRNTTESLANLGRRNQSLVRRQLGLITRLERQELDPDALAELFELDHLATRMRRNAESLLVLAGQNPPRPTAAPADGLEVVQSAVAEVEQYRRVLIATVEPVRVRGHAVADVAHLLAELIENGLNFSPPAELVEVHGWYDAKDDTYSIAVVDHGIGMSEADKARAGALFSGSDSDEEALVAAPTRFLGHLVVGRLAHRLGEGAQVHLFDTPGGGLSALLVLPGRLLAPVEDPSTSPPPARPAVSSLLNGFRAGVARAEARNPQGASS; this is encoded by the coding sequence ATGAGGGTGCGGATGCCCGTACGGCCGCTGCGCGGCAGGCTTGCCGCGATCGGCAAGGGCGGATTCGGCAAGGGTGGTTCAGTGGGCCGCCACGGGGGCCGAACGACTCCCGGGCGACGGCCGATGCCTGGCTGGCGCAGCATCAGGGGGCGGGTGGCGGTGGTCATCACGGTCCCGATCTGCTTGCTGCTGGCGGTGGCCGGTCTCGCCGTGCAGGGCCGCGCCGAGGCCCTCGGCGATGCCCGGACGACCCGTGCCGAGGTCGGCCTCAGCCTGCGCATCCAGGCCCTGGTGCACCAGCTGCAGCGCGAACGCGGCCTGACCAACGGCCTCTTGGGCGGTGAGAAGGAGTTCCGCCCATCGCTTTCCGTTACGCGCAAGCGCGTTGACACGGCACTGAGCGGAATGCGCGGCGAAGGCGCCGTCGAGGACGTCGTCCAGCGGCACCTGCGGCGTCTCGCCGACGTCCGAGCCGCCGCCGACAGAGGCACCGCCGGCCAGGCCGCGACCCTCACCTTCTACACCAGCGCCGTCAACGCCCTGAACGCCGTCGATCCGGTGGCGGAGACCGCGACCGGCGCCGACCGTCAACTGCGCGACGGGCTGGCCGCGTTGCGCGAGCTGGCCGCCGCCAAGGAGTCCGTCGCCCTCGAACGCGGGCTCCTCAACGGTGTGTTCGCCCAAGACGCCTTCCACGGCCGTGCGTACATCGACTTCACCGAGGTGCGCGCCACCCGCGTCGCCGCCCTCACCCGCTTCCGGCAGGTTGCCACCGCACCTCAGCGCGCGGCACTGGAGAAAGCCTTCGCGACCGAGGACGCCGAACGCGCCACCGCCTACGAGGAACAGGCGGAAGGCGGCGCCGACGGCTCCCCGCTGCGCGCCGACGCCCGCACCTGGTGGGACGCGATGACCGTACTCGTCGACGATCTGTACGCCGTCCAGCAGTCGGTCGGTGACGACGTACGGGACCGGGCCGACCGGCTCAGCCACGACGCCGAACTGGCCCTCGCCGCCTATCTCGTCACGGGCACGCTCATCGCCGCCCTGGTCGCGGGCCTCGCCGCTGTCGCCTCCCGGTCGCTCACGCGCCCGCTCCGTGGACTCGCCGAGACCGCTCACGACGTGGCGCGCCGCCGACTGCCCGCAGCCGTCGCCCGTATCCAGCAGTCCCCGCAGGACTCCGCTCAGCTCCTGACGCCGGAGGACGCGCAGGACACCCCCGATGCACGGCTGCTGGGCGGTGCGGCCGAGATCGCCGAGGTCGCGGCGTCCCTGCAGCAGGTGGAACACACGGCCCTCCAGCTGGCTGCCCAGCAGGCCGGCCTGCGTCGCAACACCACCGAATCGCTCGCCAATCTCGGCCGCCGGAACCAGAGTCTCGTACGTCGCCAACTCGGCCTCATCACCCGCCTGGAACGGCAGGAACTCGACCCGGACGCCCTCGCCGAGCTCTTCGAACTCGACCACCTCGCCACCCGTATGCGGCGCAACGCCGAAAGCCTGCTGGTCCTGGCCGGGCAGAATCCGCCAAGGCCCACGGCAGCACCCGCCGACGGTCTGGAGGTCGTCCAGTCCGCAGTCGCCGAGGTGGAGCAGTACCGTCGAGTTCTGATCGCGACCGTGGAGCCGGTGCGGGTGCGTGGGCACGCCGTCGCGGATGTCGCCCACCTCCTCGCCGAACTCATCGAGAACGGGCTGAACTTCTCGCCACCGGCCGAGCTGGTCGAGGTGCACGGCTGGTACGACGCCAAGGACGACACGTACAGCATCGCCGTCGTCGACCACGGCATCGGCATGTCCGAAGCCGACAAGGCACGTGCGGGCGCCCTCTTCTCCGGCTCCGACTCCGACGAGGAGGCCCTCGTTGCCGCACCCACCCGGTTCCTCGGCCACCTCGTCGTCGGCCGACTCGCCCACCGCCTCGGTGAAGGCGCTCAAGTCCACCTCTTCGACACTCCTGGCGGCGGCCTGTCCGCCCTCCTTGTCCTCCCCGGGCGCCTGCTCGCCCCCGTGGAGGACCCCTCCACCTCACCCCCACCCGCCAGGCCCGCTGTCTCCTCCCTGCTCAACGGCTTCCGAGCAGGTGTCGCCCGCGCCGAAGCCAGAAACCCCCAAGGAGCGTCATCGTGA
- a CDS encoding roadblock/LC7 domain-containing protein — protein sequence MTTAVQSFGWLVSEFVRTADGVTDAVAVSSDGLLMAASDGLGRDRADHLAAVVSGITSLAQNAATTHGFHGMKLVMIEMLGGFLMVGRIRDGSCLGVLAAEGCDVGLVGYEMAVLADRAGELLTPQLVRELHSAPR from the coding sequence GTGACCACCGCCGTCCAGAGTTTCGGCTGGCTCGTCTCGGAGTTCGTGCGCACCGCCGACGGCGTCACCGACGCCGTCGCTGTCTCCTCCGACGGCCTGCTCATGGCCGCCTCGGACGGCCTCGGCCGAGATCGCGCCGACCACTTGGCCGCCGTCGTCTCCGGCATCACCAGCCTCGCCCAGAACGCGGCGACGACACACGGCTTCCACGGCATGAAGCTCGTCATGATCGAAATGCTCGGGGGCTTCCTCATGGTCGGTCGTATCCGCGACGGCAGCTGCCTCGGCGTCCTCGCCGCCGAAGGGTGCGACGTGGGCCTCGTCGGCTACGAAATGGCCGTCCTCGCCGACCGCGCCGGCGAGCTGCTCACCCCGCAGTTGGTACGCGAACTGCACTCCGCGCCCAGGTGA
- a CDS encoding ATP-binding protein has protein sequence MRRFIGRDRELNVLGNALRAVRDAVGSAKPGQCILMRGRRRVGKSSLVEEFLRRTETPYLFFTAAGGTAEDELTELLDAVARSTLPERELFAEETPEQWNAAFRLLAEILPDDSPSVVVIDEIPYLMDRIDAFEGMLQRAWDRLLGRKPVLLLLVGSDLSMMEALNSYDRPFHQRGREMVVGPLNPADIGEMLDLSPAAAFDAALVTGGLPLICAEWRAGADVWEFLRDSLDNPISALLVSAERSLAAEFPPQAMSREVLRAIGSGERTFTNIARAAGGIAHTTLTRATDVLTEKRVVAAELPLSTRPSKERRYRVADPYLRFWLAFLDPHMAEIERMRGDLTLARIKEQWTSWRGRAIEPLVRESLARLLPDGLLPAAPAIGGYWTRSNDVEIDLVGADRQPVAKELLFLGSVKWLETSAFDSHDLAALQKHRAAVTDEPVPLVAVSRNGISCSGLQAVYGPEELLGAWRRA, from the coding sequence ATGCGTCGTTTCATCGGGCGGGACCGCGAGCTGAACGTGCTCGGCAACGCCTTGCGGGCGGTTCGCGATGCCGTCGGGTCGGCGAAGCCGGGCCAGTGCATCCTCATGCGAGGAAGGCGGCGGGTCGGCAAGTCCAGCCTCGTCGAGGAGTTCCTCCGGCGCACCGAGACGCCATACCTTTTCTTCACTGCTGCGGGCGGCACGGCGGAGGACGAACTGACGGAGTTGCTCGACGCCGTCGCCAGGTCCACGCTGCCAGAGCGGGAACTGTTTGCGGAGGAGACCCCGGAGCAGTGGAATGCGGCATTCAGGCTGCTCGCGGAGATCCTGCCCGACGACAGCCCGAGCGTGGTCGTCATAGACGAGATTCCGTATCTCATGGACCGCATCGACGCCTTCGAGGGCATGCTCCAGCGGGCATGGGACCGGCTGCTCGGCCGTAAGCCGGTACTCCTCCTCCTGGTCGGATCCGACCTGTCGATGATGGAGGCGCTGAACAGCTACGACCGCCCCTTCCATCAGCGCGGCCGGGAAATGGTCGTGGGGCCGCTGAACCCGGCCGACATCGGCGAGATGCTCGACCTGTCGCCGGCGGCCGCCTTCGACGCCGCCCTCGTCACGGGCGGTCTCCCGCTGATCTGCGCGGAGTGGCGGGCCGGAGCGGATGTCTGGGAGTTCCTCCGCGACTCGCTGGACAACCCGATCTCGGCGCTGCTGGTCTCCGCCGAGCGCTCACTGGCCGCTGAGTTCCCACCGCAGGCGATGAGCCGGGAAGTGCTGCGGGCCATCGGAAGCGGGGAGCGAACGTTCACCAACATCGCGCGCGCCGCAGGCGGCATCGCCCACACCACTCTCACTCGAGCCACGGATGTCCTGACCGAGAAACGGGTGGTGGCAGCCGAGCTGCCGCTCTCGACACGGCCGTCGAAGGAACGCCGCTACCGGGTGGCCGACCCTTACCTGCGGTTCTGGCTCGCGTTCCTGGATCCCCACATGGCGGAGATCGAGCGGATGCGGGGAGATCTCACTCTGGCCCGGATCAAGGAGCAGTGGACCAGCTGGCGGGGCCGGGCGATCGAACCGTTGGTCCGGGAATCCCTCGCCCGTCTCCTGCCGGACGGGCTCCTGCCCGCCGCCCCGGCCATCGGCGGGTACTGGACCCGCAGCAACGACGTCGAAATCGACCTGGTGGGCGCCGACCGGCAGCCGGTGGCCAAGGAGTTGCTCTTCCTCGGCTCGGTCAAGTGGCTGGAGACCTCCGCGTTCGACAGCCACGACCTGGCCGCGCTGCAGAAGCACCGGGCGGCCGTCACCGACGAGCCCGTACCGCTCGTGGCGGTCTCCCGCAACGGGATCAGCTGCTCCGGGCTCCAGGCGGTGTACGGCCCCGAGGAACTGCTCGGCGCCTGGCGGAGAGCGTGA